In one window of Cupriavidus necator N-1 DNA:
- a CDS encoding DUF484 family protein — MNAQDVAAYLQSHPEFFEEHAELLAAVQLTSPHSHRAVSLQERQMEILREKNKGLELRLADLVRHGHDNDRTQQRMHAWQLRLLAEADSHALPYAVQDGLQQVFDVPAVALRLWDVAEQYVHMEVAQGASEDLRIFAEGLRAPYCGSNGGFEAAGLLERDDITSLAMVTLRVPVRAGDAEAGADVRGAAFGLLVLGSPDPRRFHEGMGTAYLSQIGEVAGAALHRLRD; from the coding sequence ATGAACGCCCAAGACGTTGCCGCCTACCTGCAGAGCCACCCCGAATTCTTCGAAGAACACGCCGAGCTGCTGGCCGCGGTGCAGCTGACCAGCCCGCACAGCCACCGCGCCGTGTCGCTGCAGGAACGCCAGATGGAAATCCTGCGCGAGAAGAACAAGGGCCTTGAGCTGCGCCTGGCGGACCTGGTCCGCCACGGCCATGACAACGACCGCACCCAGCAGCGCATGCATGCCTGGCAGCTGCGCCTGCTGGCCGAAGCCGATTCGCACGCGCTGCCCTATGCGGTGCAGGACGGCCTGCAGCAGGTGTTCGACGTGCCGGCGGTGGCGCTCAGGCTGTGGGACGTGGCCGAGCAATACGTCCATATGGAAGTGGCGCAGGGCGCCAGCGAAGACCTGCGCATCTTTGCCGAAGGCCTGCGTGCGCCGTACTGCGGCAGCAACGGCGGCTTCGAGGCGGCGGGGCTGCTGGAGCGCGACGATATCACCTCGCTGGCGATGGTGACGCTGCGCGTGCCGGTGCGTGCCGGTGATGCCGAGGCCGGTGCCGACGTGCGCGGTGCCGCCTTTGGCCTGCTGGTGCTGGGCTCGCCCGATCCGCGCCGTTTCCACGAAGGCATGGGCACCGCCTACCTGTCGCAGATCGGCGAAGTCGCCGGCGCCGCGCTGCACCGGCTGCGCGACTGA
- a CDS encoding DUF2917 domain-containing protein, whose translation MKTVLTTTVFTLNPGEVTTLSVHAAQRLHVEEARGTDVWLTREKDSEDYWLRCGGSLLLRSGDEVVLSVDPRALHPVRLALIAEARRPALALADVPHLVYRSLRRLVRGTEWTPNQDQVTAS comes from the coding sequence ATGAAAACCGTGCTCACAACGACCGTGTTCACACTGAATCCTGGCGAAGTCACCACGCTGTCGGTGCATGCTGCCCAGCGCCTGCATGTCGAAGAGGCCCGCGGCACCGACGTATGGCTGACCCGCGAGAAAGATTCAGAGGACTACTGGCTGCGTTGTGGCGGCAGCCTGCTGCTGCGCTCGGGTGACGAGGTGGTGCTGAGTGTAGACCCGCGTGCGCTGCACCCGGTGCGCCTCGCCCTGATCGCGGAAGCGCGCCGCCCGGCGCTGGCGCTCGCTGACGTGCCGCACCTGGTGTACCGCAGCCTGCGCCGTCTGGTTCGAGGCACGGAGTGGACGCCGAACCAGGACCAGGTCACCGCATCCTGA
- the mreD gene encoding rod shape-determining protein MreD: MTNPQYLLRPVNPAFIAFSFVLAFLFNLMPWGTTLWVPDMVALVLVFWNIHQPRKVGMGVAFLLGLLMDVHDARLLGEHALAYTLLAYFAITIHRRVLWFTVYTQALHVLPLLFIVHAVPVLIRLAMGAPLPGWPLLLAPAIEALLWPLATSLLLAPQRRSSDVDETRPI, encoded by the coding sequence GTGACCAATCCCCAATACCTGCTGCGGCCGGTCAATCCCGCCTTTATCGCCTTCAGCTTCGTGCTGGCGTTCCTGTTCAACCTGATGCCCTGGGGCACCACGCTGTGGGTCCCCGACATGGTGGCGCTGGTGCTGGTGTTCTGGAACATCCACCAGCCGCGCAAGGTGGGCATGGGCGTGGCCTTCCTGCTGGGCCTGCTGATGGACGTGCACGATGCCCGGCTGCTGGGCGAGCACGCGCTGGCCTACACCCTGCTGGCCTACTTTGCTATCACCATCCACCGCCGCGTGCTGTGGTTCACCGTCTATACCCAGGCGCTGCACGTGCTGCCGCTGCTGTTCATCGTGCATGCGGTGCCGGTGCTGATCCGGCTGGCCATGGGCGCGCCGCTGCCGGGCTGGCCACTGTTGCTGGCGCCGGCGATCGAGGCGCTGCTGTGGCCGCTGGCCACCAGCCTGCTGCTGGCGCCGCAGCGCCGTTCGAGCGATGTCGACGAGACGCGTCCGATCTGA
- a CDS encoding transcriptional regulator GcvA produces MAWKSAWEKDLPRGWHRELPRLPALTALRAFEAAARHESFSRAATELFVTHGAVSHQIRALEEELGMPLFERHGKRVALTPSGRLYAERVRDALLQIADATRALQAGNRDKRLTISTMPSFAARWLTPRIGSFIERHPELDVELLSSNTLVNFAHEEVDIALRMGSGDYPGLYVERLLDDVFFPVCSPGFNGGRLPERPQDMAGLPLLRGEGDPWKPWFEAAGLDWPEPRKGLLLEDSSLLLQAASEGQGIALIRSSLAYNDLLAGRVVRLFDVSIACPWLLYFVCAPGSLNLPKVQAFRGWLLPEIERFREVLAQWE; encoded by the coding sequence ATGGCCTGGAAGAGCGCCTGGGAAAAGGACCTGCCGCGCGGCTGGCACCGCGAGCTGCCGCGCCTGCCGGCGCTGACCGCGCTGCGCGCCTTCGAGGCTGCGGCGCGGCACGAGAGCTTTTCGCGCGCGGCCACGGAGCTGTTTGTCACGCACGGCGCGGTCAGCCACCAGATCCGCGCGCTGGAAGAAGAACTGGGCATGCCGCTGTTCGAGCGCCACGGCAAGCGCGTCGCGCTGACGCCGTCGGGGCGCCTGTATGCCGAGCGCGTGCGTGACGCGCTGCTGCAGATCGCCGATGCCACGCGCGCGCTGCAGGCCGGCAACCGCGACAAGCGCCTGACCATCAGCACCATGCCGTCGTTTGCCGCGCGCTGGCTGACGCCGCGCATCGGCAGCTTTATCGAGCGCCACCCGGAGCTGGATGTCGAGCTGCTATCGTCGAACACGCTGGTCAACTTTGCGCATGAGGAAGTCGATATCGCGCTGCGAATGGGCAGCGGCGACTATCCCGGCCTGTATGTGGAACGGCTGCTGGACGACGTCTTCTTTCCGGTCTGCAGCCCCGGCTTCAATGGCGGCCGCCTGCCCGAGCGGCCGCAGGACATGGCCGGCCTGCCGCTGCTGCGCGGCGAGGGCGATCCGTGGAAGCCGTGGTTCGAGGCCGCCGGGCTGGATTGGCCGGAACCGCGCAAGGGGCTGCTGCTGGAAGATTCCTCGCTGCTGCTGCAGGCCGCATCCGAAGGCCAGGGCATTGCGCTGATCCGCTCCTCGCTGGCCTACAACGACCTGCTGGCCGGGCGCGTGGTGCGGCTGTTCGATGTCAGCATCGCCTGTCCCTGGCTGCTGTACTTCGTATGCGCGCCGGGCTCATTGAACCTGCCCAAGGTGCAGGCGTTCCGCGGCTGGCTGCTGCCCGAGATCGAGCGCTTCCGCGAGGTGCTGGCGCAGTGGGAGTGA
- the pxpB gene encoding 5-oxoprolinase subunit PxpB: MNCTVHRLAEQALLYSVAPPASLGVQRRIWAMAARAADWRGVVDVVPGMNNLTVIFDGSADVDALERNLKLAWASGEARNATGKLVEIPVRYGGEHGPDLGDVAAHTGLTPQEVVRRHAAGEYVVYFLGFQPGFAYMGGLAPELATPRRREPRVAVPAGSVGIGGEQTGIYPAVLPGGWQLIGRTDAELFVADRDPPSLFAPGDTVRFVAEEVIA, from the coding sequence ATGAACTGCACCGTCCACCGACTCGCCGAGCAGGCGCTGCTGTACAGCGTGGCTCCCCCCGCCTCGCTGGGGGTCCAGCGCCGCATCTGGGCGATGGCTGCCCGGGCCGCGGACTGGCGCGGGGTGGTTGACGTGGTGCCGGGCATGAACAACCTGACCGTGATCTTCGACGGCAGCGCCGACGTGGACGCGCTGGAACGCAACCTGAAGCTCGCGTGGGCCTCCGGCGAGGCGCGCAATGCCACCGGCAAGCTGGTGGAGATCCCGGTGCGCTACGGCGGCGAGCATGGCCCGGACCTGGGCGATGTGGCGGCCCATACCGGGCTGACGCCGCAGGAAGTGGTGCGCCGCCACGCTGCCGGCGAGTATGTCGTCTACTTCCTGGGCTTCCAGCCGGGATTTGCCTATATGGGCGGGCTGGCGCCGGAGCTGGCCACGCCGCGCCGGCGTGAGCCGCGGGTGGCGGTGCCGGCCGGATCGGTCGGCATTGGCGGCGAGCAGACCGGGATCTATCCGGCGGTGCTGCCGGGCGGCTGGCAGCTGATCGGGCGCACCGACGCCGAGCTCTTCGTGGCGGACCGGGATCCGCCGTCCCTGTTTGCGCCCGGCGATACCGTGCGCTTTGTTGCCGAGGAAGTCATCGCGTGA
- the rodA gene encoding rod shape-determining protein RodA, whose product MDRRRVLSLIKTALTGFDKPLSLIVFLLFATGIVALYSAAIDMPGRVEDQLRNILLSYVVMMVIAYLPTQTLMRVAVPIYTVGVALLIAVAMFGLIRKGARRWLYVGMVIQPSEIMKISMPLMLAWYFQKREGVVKWFDFVVALVLLLIPVGLIAKQPDLGTALLVMAAGVYVIYFAGLSWKLILPLLGLLVVAVTLLITFQNDMCAPGVNWPVLHDYQQHRICTLLDPTSDPLGKGFHTIQSIIAIGSGGVEGKGWLKGTQTHLEFIPEKHTDFIFAVYSEEFGLIGNAVLLVLYLLLIFRGLFIAANAPTLFSRLLAGSITLIFFTYAFVNMGMVSGILPVVGVPLPLMSYGGTALVTLGAGIGILMSISRQKRLIQT is encoded by the coding sequence ATGGATCGACGCCGCGTCCTGTCCCTGATCAAGACCGCGCTGACCGGTTTTGACAAACCACTCTCGCTGATCGTCTTCCTGCTGTTCGCCACCGGCATCGTGGCGCTGTACTCGGCCGCCATCGACATGCCGGGCCGGGTCGAGGACCAGCTGCGCAATATCCTGCTGTCTTATGTGGTGATGATGGTGATCGCCTACCTGCCCACGCAGACGCTGATGCGGGTGGCGGTGCCGATCTACACGGTCGGGGTGGCGCTGCTGATCGCGGTCGCCATGTTCGGGCTGATCCGCAAGGGCGCGCGCCGCTGGCTCTATGTCGGCATGGTGATCCAGCCGTCCGAGATCATGAAGATCTCGATGCCGCTGATGCTGGCGTGGTACTTCCAGAAGCGCGAGGGCGTGGTCAAGTGGTTCGACTTCGTGGTGGCGCTGGTGCTGCTGCTGATCCCGGTCGGCCTGATCGCCAAGCAACCCGACCTGGGCACGGCGCTGCTGGTGATGGCCGCGGGCGTGTACGTGATCTACTTCGCGGGCCTGTCGTGGAAGCTGATCCTGCCGCTGCTGGGGCTGCTGGTGGTGGCGGTCACGCTGCTGATCACGTTCCAGAACGATATGTGCGCGCCGGGCGTGAACTGGCCGGTGCTGCACGACTACCAGCAGCACCGCATCTGCACGCTGCTGGACCCTACCAGCGATCCGCTGGGCAAGGGCTTCCACACCATCCAGTCGATCATCGCCATCGGCTCCGGCGGGGTCGAGGGCAAGGGCTGGCTCAAGGGCACGCAGACGCACCTGGAGTTCATTCCGGAAAAGCACACCGACTTTATTTTCGCCGTGTACTCGGAAGAGTTCGGCCTGATCGGCAATGCGGTGCTGCTGGTGCTGTATCTGCTGTTGATCTTCCGCGGCCTGTTTATCGCGGCCAATGCGCCGACGCTGTTCTCGCGGCTGCTGGCGGGATCGATCACGCTGATCTTCTTCACCTATGCCTTCGTCAACATGGGCATGGTCAGCGGCATCCTGCCGGTGGTGGGCGTGCCGCTGCCGCTGATGAGCTATGGCGGCACCGCGCTGGTGACGCTGGGCGCGGGCATCGGCATTCTGATGAGTATTTCGCGGCAGAAGCGGCTGATCCAGACGTAG
- a CDS encoding tyrosine recombinase XerC, translating to MTARRPPRSVVADVAPASDTPPPAPEPLVTRYLDWLRGSRKLAEHTLTSYSRDLRVLQGHAARYAPGVALLALQTHHIRNFAARLHGAGLVGTSIARTLSAWRGFFQWAARHGHGVTVNPVDGVRAPRSGHALPKALSVEHAVALVAHPAGTDAQALRDHAVYELFYSSGLRLSELVQLDLRYADADGYRSSGWLDLAGAEVTVTGKGSRQRSVPVGSKAVEALRAWLAVRDTLLRPGALPEDAHALFLGPRGRRLSMRTVQLRLKQQALRAGVPADVHPHMLRHSFATHVLQSSGDLRAVQEMLGHASISTTQVYTALDFQHLAKVYDKAHPRAGRARARPAADAAADPADADEASED from the coding sequence ATGACTGCACGCCGGCCGCCCCGCAGCGTGGTTGCGGATGTCGCGCCTGCCAGCGACACCCCGCCGCCGGCACCCGAGCCGCTGGTCACGCGCTACCTCGACTGGCTACGCGGCAGCCGCAAGCTGGCTGAGCACACGCTGACCAGCTACAGCCGCGACCTGCGCGTGCTGCAGGGGCACGCGGCGCGCTATGCGCCTGGCGTGGCCCTGCTGGCACTGCAGACCCACCATATCCGCAACTTTGCCGCGCGGCTGCATGGCGCCGGGCTGGTCGGCACCAGCATCGCGCGCACATTGTCGGCGTGGCGCGGTTTCTTCCAGTGGGCGGCGCGCCACGGCCATGGCGTCACGGTGAATCCGGTCGACGGCGTGCGCGCGCCGCGCTCGGGCCACGCGCTGCCCAAGGCGTTGTCGGTCGAACACGCGGTGGCACTGGTCGCGCATCCTGCCGGCACGGATGCCCAGGCACTGCGCGACCATGCGGTCTATGAGCTGTTCTATTCAAGCGGGCTGCGGCTGTCCGAGCTGGTGCAGCTGGACCTGCGCTATGCCGATGCCGACGGCTACCGCTCCAGCGGCTGGCTCGACCTGGCCGGGGCGGAAGTCACCGTGACCGGCAAGGGTTCGCGCCAGCGCTCGGTGCCGGTCGGCAGCAAGGCCGTCGAGGCGCTGCGCGCCTGGCTGGCGGTGCGCGACACGCTGCTGCGCCCCGGCGCCTTGCCGGAAGATGCGCACGCCCTGTTCCTCGGCCCGCGCGGGCGGCGCCTGTCGATGCGCACGGTGCAGTTGCGGCTCAAGCAACAGGCGCTGCGCGCCGGCGTGCCGGCCGATGTGCATCCGCATATGCTGCGGCATTCGTTTGCCACCCACGTGCTGCAGTCGTCGGGCGACCTGCGTGCGGTGCAGGAGATGCTGGGCCATGCCAGCATCTCGACCACGCAGGTCTATACCGCGCTGGATTTCCAGCACCTGGCGAAGGTCTACGACAAGGCCCATCCGCGGGCCGGCCGGGCGCGCGCCAGGCCGGCAGCTGACGCCGCCGCCGATCCTGCTGACGCCGACGAAGCGTCGGAAGACTAG
- the mreC gene encoding rod shape-determining protein MreC, which produces MDYSPPPLFKQGTSAVARLVLYVTIALALLVVDARFDALSVGRQVAATVLMPVERLVLTPRDALRTMFDYAQSSAMLATENRELRQNAVQQAQAAVRQAQLESENNQLRKLLGLAQQSATPVTAAEILYDARDPYSQRIVIDKGSQHGLRAGYPVIDERGVVGQVTRVSPFQSEVTLLTDKDQAIPVQVVRNGLRSVAFGGARAGQLDLRFMAAAADLQQGDLLVTSGLDGTYPPGLPVAKIIHIERKADTAFSRVYCEPVAGVRAHRQLLVVRYDAAIPARETVEAKPEAPVRGAKSAAARAAADSAAAAKAAPAKEAPR; this is translated from the coding sequence ATGGATTACTCCCCTCCGCCGCTCTTCAAGCAAGGCACCTCGGCAGTCGCCAGGCTGGTCCTGTACGTGACCATCGCGCTGGCGCTGCTGGTGGTCGATGCCCGTTTCGACGCGCTCAGCGTGGGCCGCCAGGTTGCCGCCACCGTGCTGATGCCGGTCGAACGCCTGGTGCTGACGCCGCGCGACGCGCTGCGCACGATGTTCGACTACGCGCAGTCGTCGGCGATGCTCGCCACCGAGAACCGCGAACTGCGCCAGAACGCCGTGCAGCAGGCCCAGGCCGCGGTGCGCCAGGCGCAGCTTGAGTCCGAGAACAACCAGCTGCGCAAGCTGCTCGGGCTGGCGCAGCAGTCGGCCACGCCGGTGACGGCCGCCGAGATCCTGTATGACGCGCGCGATCCCTACAGCCAGCGCATCGTGATCGACAAGGGCAGCCAGCACGGCCTGCGTGCCGGCTACCCGGTGATCGACGAGCGCGGCGTGGTGGGGCAGGTCACGCGCGTGTCGCCGTTCCAGTCCGAGGTGACGCTGCTGACCGACAAGGACCAAGCCATCCCCGTGCAGGTGGTGCGCAACGGCCTGCGCAGCGTGGCCTTCGGCGGCGCGCGCGCGGGCCAGCTGGACCTGCGCTTCATGGCCGCCGCCGCCGACCTGCAGCAGGGCGACCTGCTGGTGACCTCTGGCCTGGACGGCACCTACCCGCCGGGCCTGCCGGTGGCAAAGATCATCCATATCGAGCGCAAGGCCGATACCGCGTTCTCGCGCGTGTACTGCGAGCCGGTGGCCGGCGTGCGCGCGCACCGCCAGCTGCTGGTGGTGCGCTACGACGCGGCCATCCCCGCGCGCGAAACGGTCGAGGCCAAGCCGGAGGCGCCGGTCAGGGGCGCCAAGTCCGCCGCGGCGCGCGCAGCCGCCGACAGCGCGGCGGCTGCCAAGGCCGCGCCCGCCAAGGAGGCACCACGGTGA
- the lipA gene encoding lipoyl synthase, with amino-acid sequence MSDALIATSSEAPQSPAEQYDPTRKQKSADKTARIPIKIVPAEKLKKPDWIRVKAATGSSRFYEIKDILRANNLVTVCEEASCPNIGECFGKGTATFMIMGDKCTRRCPFCDVGHGRPDPLDVNEPGNLARTIAQLKLNYVVITSVDRDDLRDGGAQHYVDCISQTRELSPITRIEVLVPDFRGRLDKALDILQACPPDVMNHNMETVPRLYKQARPGADYAHSLKLLQEFKRRNPNVPTKSGLMVGLGETDEEILEVMRDMRAHDIDMLTIGQYLAPSNHHLPVLRYVHPDTFKMFEEEAYKMGFTHAAVGAMVRSSYHADQQAHQAGFA; translated from the coding sequence ATGAGCGACGCCCTGATCGCCACTTCCAGCGAAGCCCCGCAGTCCCCCGCGGAGCAGTATGACCCGACCCGCAAGCAGAAGTCGGCCGACAAGACCGCACGCATCCCCATCAAGATCGTGCCGGCCGAAAAGCTCAAGAAGCCGGACTGGATCCGCGTCAAGGCCGCCACCGGCAGCTCACGCTTCTACGAGATCAAGGACATTCTGCGCGCCAACAACCTGGTGACGGTGTGCGAAGAAGCCAGCTGCCCGAACATCGGTGAATGCTTCGGCAAGGGCACCGCCACCTTCATGATCATGGGCGACAAGTGCACGCGCCGCTGCCCGTTCTGCGACGTCGGCCACGGCCGCCCCGATCCGCTGGATGTGAACGAGCCGGGCAACCTGGCCCGCACCATCGCCCAGCTCAAGCTGAACTACGTGGTCATCACCAGCGTCGACCGCGACGACCTGCGTGATGGCGGCGCCCAGCACTATGTCGATTGCATCTCGCAGACGCGCGAGCTGTCGCCCATTACCCGCATCGAAGTGCTGGTGCCCGACTTCCGTGGTCGCCTGGACAAGGCGCTGGACATCCTGCAGGCGTGCCCGCCGGACGTGATGAACCACAACATGGAAACCGTGCCGCGCCTGTACAAGCAGGCCCGCCCGGGCGCGGACTATGCGCACTCGCTCAAGCTGCTGCAGGAATTCAAGCGTCGCAACCCCAACGTGCCGACCAAGTCCGGCCTGATGGTGGGCCTGGGCGAGACCGACGAGGAAATCCTCGAGGTCATGCGCGACATGCGCGCCCACGACATCGACATGCTGACCATCGGCCAGTACCTGGCGCCGTCGAACCACCACCTGCCGGTGCTGCGCTACGTGCATCCCGACACGTTCAAGATGTTCGAGGAAGAGGCTTACAAGATGGGCTTCACCCACGCTGCGGTGGGCGCGATGGTGCGCAGCTCGTACCATGCTGACCAACAGGCGCATCAGGCGGGGTTTGCCTGA
- the mrdA gene encoding penicillin-binding protein 2 has translation MTEIRNVELEIGRFRIRVAAAALFTVICFGLLFTRFLWLQWYKHDQYSAKAEDNRISVAPIEPNRGIIMDRNGLVLARNYSAYTLEITPSKLTDTLDNTIESLSGLVDIQPRDRRRFKRLMEESRSFESLPIRSQLTDEEVARFSAQRFRFPGVDVRARLFRQYPLGESASHVIGYLGRISQRDQERIEAMDEANDAEGAKYDPRKDADNYKGTNYIGKIGLEQSYESELHGLTGFEEVEVSAGGRPIRTLSTSPATPGNNLILSLDIRLQQLAEALYGDRRGALVAIEPATGDILAFVSKPTYDPNLFVEGIDTNTWNELNNSPDKPLLNRPLRGTYPPGSTYKPFMALAALTTGKRTAAWGMHDPGFFTLGNHTFRDDKPGGHGWVDMHSSIVQSCDTYYYALARDMGVNGIHDFMKPLGFGQITGIDIEGESRGILPSTDWKRRAYRKPEQQKWYDGETISLGIGQGYNSFTILQLAQATSVIVNNGSVMKPHLVKAVEDAVTRKRTLTVPKESYRIPLKQADIDVIKRAMVAVTHSGTAARVFAGAAYESAGKTGTAQTYSLGKGEKYNHHALDERKRDHSLYTAFAPADNPRIAIALIVENAGFGAAVAAPIARKVMDYYLTGKWPAELEAIAPPEAERMAGRPPVATPSVFTTGQTASIASATVMSGGSAPASGAAASAVAAASGAHAAASDAIAAALDPAAIAPASAVQTLDERMLQALGHSKPKVPPASVPVVPAKAPAPKPRVKPVAAKAASGADATR, from the coding sequence ATGACCGAAATCCGCAACGTCGAACTGGAAATCGGCCGCTTCCGCATCCGCGTGGCGGCTGCGGCCCTGTTCACGGTGATCTGCTTTGGCCTGCTGTTCACGCGCTTCCTGTGGCTGCAGTGGTACAAGCATGACCAGTACTCGGCCAAGGCCGAGGACAACCGCATCTCGGTGGCGCCGATCGAGCCCAACCGCGGCATCATCATGGACCGCAACGGGCTCGTGCTGGCGCGCAATTATTCGGCGTACACGCTGGAGATCACGCCGTCCAAGCTGACCGATACGCTGGACAACACCATCGAGAGCCTGTCCGGGCTGGTGGATATCCAGCCGCGCGACCGGCGCCGCTTCAAGCGGCTGATGGAAGAGTCGCGCAGCTTTGAAAGCCTGCCGATCCGCAGCCAGCTGACCGACGAGGAAGTGGCACGCTTTTCCGCGCAGCGCTTCCGCTTCCCGGGCGTGGACGTGCGCGCGCGGCTGTTCCGCCAGTACCCGCTGGGCGAGTCGGCCTCGCACGTGATCGGCTACCTGGGCCGGATCTCGCAGCGCGACCAGGAGCGCATCGAGGCCATGGACGAGGCCAACGATGCCGAGGGCGCCAAGTACGATCCGCGCAAGGATGCCGACAACTACAAGGGCACCAACTACATCGGCAAGATCGGCCTGGAGCAGAGCTACGAGAGCGAGCTGCACGGACTGACCGGTTTCGAGGAAGTGGAAGTGAGCGCGGGCGGGCGCCCCATCCGCACGCTTTCGACCTCACCCGCCACGCCCGGCAACAACCTGATCCTGTCGCTCGACATCCGCCTGCAGCAGCTGGCCGAGGCGCTCTACGGCGACCGCCGCGGCGCGCTGGTAGCGATCGAGCCGGCCACCGGCGACATCCTGGCCTTTGTCTCCAAGCCGACCTACGACCCCAATCTGTTCGTCGAAGGCATCGACACCAATACCTGGAATGAGCTCAACAACTCGCCCGACAAGCCGCTCCTGAACCGGCCCCTCAGGGGCACCTACCCGCCCGGCTCGACCTACAAGCCGTTCATGGCGCTGGCGGCGCTGACCACCGGCAAGCGCACCGCGGCCTGGGGCATGCACGATCCCGGCTTCTTCACGCTGGGCAACCATACCTTCCGCGACGACAAGCCGGGCGGCCACGGCTGGGTCGACATGCACAGCTCGATTGTGCAATCGTGCGACACCTACTACTACGCGCTGGCGCGCGACATGGGCGTCAACGGCATCCATGACTTCATGAAGCCGCTCGGCTTCGGCCAGATCACCGGCATCGACATCGAGGGCGAAAGCCGCGGCATCCTGCCGTCGACCGACTGGAAGCGCCGCGCGTACCGCAAGCCCGAGCAGCAGAAGTGGTACGACGGCGAGACCATCTCGCTGGGCATCGGGCAGGGCTACAACAGCTTCACCATCCTGCAGCTGGCGCAGGCCACCTCGGTCATCGTCAACAACGGCAGCGTGATGAAGCCCCACCTGGTCAAGGCCGTGGAAGACGCGGTCACGCGCAAGCGCACGCTGACGGTGCCAAAGGAAAGCTATCGCATTCCGCTCAAGCAGGCCGATATCGACGTGATCAAGCGCGCCATGGTGGCGGTGACGCACTCCGGCACGGCCGCGCGCGTGTTCGCCGGTGCGGCCTATGAATCGGCGGGCAAGACCGGCACCGCGCAGACCTACAGCCTGGGCAAGGGCGAGAAGTACAACCACCACGCGCTGGACGAGCGCAAGCGCGACCACTCGCTGTACACGGCCTTCGCGCCAGCGGACAACCCGAGGATCGCGATTGCGCTGATCGTCGAGAACGCCGGCTTCGGCGCCGCGGTGGCCGCGCCGATCGCGCGCAAGGTGATGGACTACTACCTGACCGGCAAATGGCCGGCAGAGCTGGAAGCCATCGCTCCGCCGGAAGCCGAGCGCATGGCGGGCCGCCCGCCGGTGGCCACGCCGAGCGTGTTTACCACCGGCCAGACTGCCAGCATCGCCAGCGCTACCGTGATGTCGGGCGGTAGCGCACCGGCCAGCGGCGCGGCCGCCAGCGCGGTGGCCGCGGCCTCGGGCGCGCACGCCGCGGCGTCTGACGCGATCGCGGCGGCACTGGACCCGGCCGCGATCGCACCGGCCTCGGCCGTGCAGACGCTGGATGAACGCATGCTGCAGGCGCTGGGCCACAGCAAGCCGAAGGTGCCGCCGGCTTCCGTGCCGGTCGTGCCGGCCAAGGCGCCCGCGCCCAAACCACGCGTCAAGCCCGTGGCTGCCAAGGCAGCCAGCGGTGCCGACGCCACTCGCTGA
- the lipB gene encoding lipoyl(octanoyl) transferase LipB: MHPIQVIERGREDYQPCFDAMRAFTAARTPETPDQVWLVEHPPVYTLGQAGDPAHLLAPDDQIPVVQIDRGGQITYHGPGQVVAYLLLDLRRRRLMVRELVHSIEQAVLDTLAAYNLAAERKPGAPGIYLSDGPHQGAKIAALGLKIRNGCSYHGVSLNVQMDLSPFLRINPCGYAGLETVDMASAGATFAAADANGDPLPVTAAQQPEIAQRLAAALCEVLAAHEARALAAEGTAAPAEAKQPGETALAS; the protein is encoded by the coding sequence ATGCATCCGATTCAAGTCATCGAACGCGGCCGCGAGGACTATCAGCCGTGTTTCGACGCGATGCGCGCCTTCACCGCCGCACGCACGCCCGAGACGCCCGACCAGGTCTGGCTGGTCGAGCATCCGCCGGTCTATACCCTGGGCCAGGCGGGCGACCCCGCGCACCTGCTGGCCCCGGACGACCAGATTCCCGTCGTCCAGATCGATCGTGGCGGGCAGATCACATATCACGGTCCGGGCCAGGTCGTGGCCTATCTGTTGCTCGATCTGCGCCGCCGCCGCCTGATGGTGCGCGAGTTGGTGCACAGCATCGAGCAGGCGGTGCTGGACACGCTCGCGGCGTATAATCTCGCAGCCGAACGCAAGCCCGGCGCCCCCGGCATCTACCTGTCCGACGGGCCGCACCAGGGCGCAAAGATTGCCGCGCTCGGCCTCAAGATCCGCAACGGCTGCAGCTACCACGGCGTCAGCCTCAACGTGCAGATGGACCTGTCGCCGTTCCTGCGCATCAATCCCTGCGGCTATGCCGGGCTGGAAACAGTCGACATGGCCAGCGCGGGCGCCACCTTCGCGGCGGCGGATGCCAACGGCGACCCCTTGCCCGTGACCGCGGCACAACAACCGGAAATCGCACAGCGCCTGGCGGCAGCATTGTGCGAGGTGCTGGCAGCGCATGAAGCCCGCGCGCTGGCTGCCGAAGGAACTGCCGCCCCGGCTGAAGCAAAGCAGCCGGGTGAGACGGCCCTGGCCTCCTAG